The Bradyrhizobium ottawaense genome window below encodes:
- the rpoN gene encoding RNA polymerase factor sigma-54, which produces MALTQRLEFRQSQSLVMSPQLMQAIKLLQLSNLDLMTFVEEELECNPLLERASDDAAGAEAPTEVDQVSGDQLAEAQVRDARDGAMTTYTEWGGGGSGDEDYNLEAFVASETTLSDHLAEQLSVAFTAPAQRMIGQYLIDLVDEAGYLPPDLGQAAERLGATQEDVEHVLAVLQEFDPPGVCARNLRECLAIQLRELDRYDPAMQALVEHLDLLAKRDIASLRKLCGVDDEDIADMIDELRRLSPKPGMKFGSARLQTMVPDVYVRPAPDGGWHVELNSDTLPRVLVNQTYYSKLSKKIGKDVDKSYFNDALQNATWLVRALDQRARTILKVATEIVRQQDGFFTLGVAHLRPLNLKAVAEAIQMHESTVSRVTANKYMATNRGTFELKYFFTASIPSADGGEAHSAEAVRHRIKQLIESEEPSAVLSDDAIVERLRVSGIDIARRTVAKYREAMRIRSSVQRRRDNMWSTMNSRASGGTGLDK; this is translated from the coding sequence ATGGCGCTCACGCAAAGATTAGAGTTCCGGCAATCCCAGTCGCTGGTCATGTCGCCGCAGCTGATGCAGGCGATCAAGCTGCTGCAATTATCTAATCTCGACCTCATGACCTTCGTGGAGGAAGAGCTGGAGTGTAATCCGCTGCTCGAGCGTGCCAGTGACGATGCAGCTGGGGCCGAAGCCCCGACTGAGGTCGATCAGGTCAGCGGCGATCAGCTGGCCGAGGCCCAAGTGCGCGACGCCCGGGATGGCGCCATGACCACCTATACCGAATGGGGTGGCGGCGGCTCGGGTGACGAAGACTACAATCTCGAAGCGTTTGTCGCGTCCGAGACAACATTGTCCGACCACCTGGCCGAACAACTGTCGGTCGCATTCACCGCGCCGGCGCAGCGCATGATCGGGCAGTATCTGATCGATCTCGTCGACGAAGCCGGCTATCTGCCGCCGGATCTCGGCCAGGCCGCCGAGCGGCTCGGCGCAACGCAGGAGGATGTCGAGCACGTTCTTGCCGTCCTGCAGGAGTTCGATCCGCCCGGCGTCTGTGCGCGTAACTTGCGCGAGTGCCTGGCGATCCAGCTCCGCGAGCTCGATAGATACGATCCGGCGATGCAGGCCCTCGTCGAGCATCTCGATCTCCTCGCCAAGCGCGACATCGCGAGCTTGCGCAAGCTCTGCGGCGTCGACGACGAGGACATCGCCGACATGATCGACGAGCTCCGCCGGCTCAGTCCCAAGCCGGGCATGAAGTTCGGGTCGGCGCGGCTGCAGACGATGGTACCCGACGTCTATGTCCGTCCGGCTCCTGATGGCGGCTGGCATGTCGAGCTCAACAGCGACACCTTGCCGCGCGTGCTGGTCAACCAGACCTATTATTCCAAGCTGTCGAAGAAGATCGGCAAGGACGTCGATAAGTCCTACTTCAACGACGCGCTGCAGAACGCGACCTGGCTGGTGCGCGCGCTCGACCAGCGCGCCCGCACCATCCTGAAAGTTGCGACCGAGATCGTGCGTCAGCAGGACGGCTTCTTTACCCTTGGTGTTGCGCATTTGCGGCCGCTGAATCTAAAGGCCGTTGCCGAGGCCATCCAGATGCATGAATCCACGGTGTCGCGCGTCACCGCCAACAAATACATGGCAACAAATCGCGGCACATTCGAGTTGAAATATTTCTTCACGGCATCGATCCCTTCGGCGGATGGCGGTGAGGCGCATTCCGCTGAAGCGGTGCGTCACCGCATCAAGCAGCTGATCGAATCCGAAGAGCCGTCAGCGGTTCTGTCCGATGACGCGATCGTTGAGCGCCTGCGAGTCTCGGGCATTGATATTGCCCGCCGCACGGTCGCGAAGTACCGCGAAGCCATGCGCATTCGGTCCTCGGTGCAGCGCCGCCGCGACAATATGTGGTCAACGATGAACAGTAGAGCATCGGGCGGAACTGGCCTCGATAAATAA
- a CDS encoding IS5-like element ISBj2 family transposase (programmed frameshift), with product MRAGLFWLNDRQWARIEPHLPRGLTGPDRDDDRRIVSGIIHMLQSGARWRDCPREYGPYTTIYNRFNRWAKRGRWCAIFEALAKPGEDGVVLSLDSTSIKAHRCASGGKGGSTNQAIGRSRGGRTTKIHALSDPLCRPVVLHLTPGQDADIAAAPDVLALAPPMSVLLADKGYDGDKLRGAIIRRGAKPVIPNKSNRVVIHRFNKRAYKGRNVIERCFCRLKDFRRIATRYDKLARNFLAAVHLAALVAYWLN from the exons ATGCGCGCTGGTTTGTTTTGGCTGAACGACAGGCAATGGGCGCGTATCGAACCGCATCTGCCGAGGGGACTGACGGGGCCGGATCGGGACGACGACCGACGCATCGTCAGCGGCATCATTCACATGCTGCAATCGGGTGCACGATGGCGTGATTGTCCACGTGAATACGGCCCTTACACGACGATCTACAATCGCTTCAATCGCTGGGCCAAGCGAGGACGATGGTGCGCAATCTTCGAAGCGCTGGCCAAGCCTGGCGAAGACGGCGTCGTACTGTCGCTCGACTCGACCTCGATTAAAGCTCACCGGTGTGCCTCCGGCGGAAAAGGGGGGAGCACAA ATCAAGCAATCGGCCGCTCGCGCGGAGGCCGCACGACAAAAATCCATGCGCTGAGCGATCCGCTCTGCCGGCCGGTCGTCCTGCATCTGACTCCAGGCCAAGATGCCGATATCGCTGCGGCTCCCGATGTCCTGGCGCTCGCGCCACCCATGAGCGTGCTCCTCGCCGACAAAGGGTATGATGGCGACAAGCTTCGCGGCGCAATCATTCGTCGTGGCGCCAAGCCCGTAATCCCCAATAAATCTAACCGTGTCGTCATCCATCGCTTCAACAAACGCGCCTACAAAGGACGAAATGTCATCGAACGCTGCTTTTGCAGGCTCAAGGACTTCCGGCGCATCGCCACGCGATATGACAAGCTCGCCCGTAATTTTTTGGCCGCTGTTCATCTCGCCGCTCTCGTCGCATATTGGCTCAATTGA
- a CDS encoding IS630-like element ISRj1 family transposase, giving the protein MIPEAREVHLSRKDRKVLEACCRSPVTLQRDLKRARIVLLAADGRSTRSIAKEVGVQPRIVSLWRHRYADHGLEGLQDKPRPGKQPIYTKTTDKRILKLLDKPPPQGFARWTGPLLAEALGDVDVQYVWRFLRSHKIDLVARKSWCESNDPNFTAKAADVVGLYVAPPAKAIVLCVDEKPSIQALERAQGYLKLPNGRALTGQSHDYKRHGTTTLFAALEVATGKIIATHSKRRRRVEFLDFMNSVTATFPNRKLHVILDNLNTHKKNEDWLKAHPNVQFHFTPTSASWLNQVEVWFSILQGQSLSGTSFTSLKQLQEHIDAYVNAYNDRAEPFVWTKKKVRQRRFKGRRITQL; this is encoded by the coding sequence ATGATACCCGAAGCAAGAGAAGTCCACCTTTCGAGGAAAGATCGCAAGGTGCTTGAGGCGTGCTGTCGCTCACCGGTGACGTTGCAGCGCGATTTGAAGCGGGCGCGGATAGTTCTGTTGGCGGCGGATGGGCGCAGCACCCGGTCGATCGCCAAGGAAGTTGGGGTCCAGCCGCGGATTGTCAGCCTTTGGCGGCATCGCTATGCCGACCATGGCCTTGAAGGGCTGCAAGACAAGCCGCGGCCTGGCAAGCAGCCGATCTATACGAAGACGACCGACAAGCGGATTCTGAAGCTGCTGGATAAGCCGCCACCGCAAGGGTTTGCGCGCTGGACCGGCCCCCTGCTGGCCGAGGCGCTGGGCGATGTCGATGTCCAATATGTCTGGCGGTTCCTGCGCAGCCACAAGATTGACCTGGTGGCTCGCAAGTCCTGGTGCGAGAGCAACGACCCGAACTTTACGGCCAAAGCCGCCGATGTTGTCGGCCTCTATGTCGCGCCGCCGGCGAAGGCCATTGTGCTGTGCGTGGACGAGAAGCCCTCGATCCAGGCTTTGGAGCGAGCGCAGGGTTATCTGAAGTTGCCCAATGGCCGCGCCTTAACCGGCCAAAGCCACGATTACAAGCGGCATGGCACCACAACATTGTTTGCGGCGCTCGAAGTCGCCACCGGAAAGATCATCGCGACCCATTCAAAACGCCGGCGCCGCGTCGAGTTTCTCGATTTCATGAACAGCGTCACCGCGACTTTTCCGAACCGCAAGCTTCACGTCATCCTCGACAACCTCAACACCCATAAAAAGAACGAGGACTGGCTCAAGGCCCACCCCAACGTGCAATTTCATTTCACGCCGACAAGTGCGTCATGGCTCAATCAGGTCGAAGTATGGTTTTCCATCTTGCAGGGGCAGTCGCTCAGCGGCACCTCCTTCACGAGCCTCAAGCAGCTTCAGGAACACATCGATGCCTACGTCAACGCATACAACGACAGAGCCGAGCCCTTCGTCTGGACCAAGAAAAAGGTCCGTCAACGCCGTTTCAAAGGCCGCCGTATCACTCAGCTCTGA
- a CDS encoding helix-turn-helix transcriptional regulator has protein sequence MDDQSHGKMPLASSRRESRGPDLFSFIECAIQTRSIAALFDLLVNFASNEGFDKVAYGALSCSNERRLPEYLPPPPTINFPSDWCQRYAEQEYQAIDPVVRRTAMLPRPFLWDELTSRYELQPRELRVLREAKEAGLKHGMSVPLFGSQGRSAFVSFASPFDDADPQDRMAHLTTLASAFHNAVAQITPPLDESCETDIPLTPRETECLYWVAEGKSAWVIGQLVNVTDNTVNFHMKNVIRKLGAANRTNAVAKATRRGII, from the coding sequence ATGGATGACCAGTCGCACGGCAAAATGCCACTCGCTTCAAGCAGACGGGAAAGTCGCGGGCCCGACCTATTCAGCTTCATCGAGTGCGCTATACAGACAAGATCAATCGCAGCGCTGTTCGATCTTCTTGTGAATTTCGCGAGCAATGAAGGCTTTGATAAAGTCGCCTACGGAGCACTCTCCTGCTCCAATGAGCGTCGTTTGCCAGAGTATCTACCGCCCCCGCCAACTATAAACTTCCCGTCTGATTGGTGCCAACGCTATGCTGAACAAGAATATCAAGCGATCGACCCGGTGGTCCGGCGGACAGCAATGCTGCCAAGGCCCTTTCTTTGGGATGAACTAACCAGTCGATATGAACTGCAGCCCCGTGAGCTGCGCGTCTTACGCGAGGCCAAAGAAGCAGGCCTTAAGCATGGCATGAGCGTGCCATTGTTTGGATCGCAAGGCCGATCGGCTTTCGTATCGTTTGCATCTCCTTTCGATGATGCCGATCCACAGGATCGCATGGCTCATCTCACGACATTGGCGTCGGCGTTTCACAACGCTGTCGCGCAGATTACACCGCCGCTTGATGAGAGTTGCGAGACAGACATTCCGCTAACACCGCGAGAAACAGAGTGCCTATACTGGGTCGCAGAGGGGAAGTCAGCCTGGGTAATCGGGCAACTTGTTAACGTCACTGATAATACCGTCAATTTCCACATGAAGAACGTCATCAGAAAGCTAGGGGCGGCAAACCGGACAAATGCTGTAGCCAAAGCAACCCGGCGCGGCATCATTTAG
- a CDS encoding J domain-containing protein, with amino-acid sequence MLSDTSKFFASIRINKQEAQEERRTAVRCEWPDCQNKATHPAPKGRHNAREYWHFCIEHAREYNQSYNFFSGMDAEAIARYQNDALTGHRPTWKIGEPISARKMTGSPAHSEDDCDAFCMLAELKGRARAEARPETRKLFNAKRKALQVMGLNVDATLGDIKARYRAMVKRHHPDANGGDRSTEQRLVEIIKAYHYLKTVVRES; translated from the coding sequence ATGCTGAGCGACACATCCAAATTCTTCGCCTCCATTCGCATCAACAAGCAGGAAGCGCAGGAGGAGCGCCGGACCGCGGTGCGATGCGAATGGCCTGATTGCCAGAACAAGGCAACCCATCCCGCGCCAAAGGGCCGCCACAATGCGCGCGAATATTGGCACTTCTGCATCGAGCATGCTCGCGAATACAATCAGTCCTACAATTTCTTCTCCGGGATGGACGCCGAAGCGATCGCGCGCTACCAGAATGACGCGCTGACGGGCCATCGTCCAACTTGGAAAATCGGCGAGCCCATCAGCGCCCGCAAGATGACCGGCAGCCCGGCCCATTCCGAGGACGACTGCGATGCTTTTTGCATGCTCGCTGAGCTGAAGGGACGCGCCCGCGCGGAGGCCAGGCCTGAGACGCGCAAGCTTTTCAATGCCAAGCGGAAAGCGTTGCAGGTGATGGGCCTGAATGTCGATGCGACGCTCGGAGATATCAAGGCGAGGTACAGGGCGATGGTCAAGAGGCACCACCCCGATGCCAATGGCGGCGACCGCTCTACGGAGCAGCGCCTGGTCGAGATCATCAAGGCCTACCATTACCTGAAGACCGTGGTGCGGGAGAGCTAA
- a CDS encoding SET domain-containing protein, which yields MLIVDTILKPDRFGGIGLFSATRLPKGSLIWIHNPIVDITVTPEQYEALAPTFQALLDKHAYPRDYKAYDGVIEYNADNARFMNHSSRPNTYQDDRRVFTARDVQPGEELTCNYLFFDPRCDVSWNEEPSMNLDAPTG from the coding sequence ATGCTGATCGTCGACACAATTTTGAAGCCAGACAGGTTTGGCGGTATTGGACTTTTCTCCGCGACTCGTTTGCCCAAAGGTTCGTTGATCTGGATTCACAACCCAATCGTTGACATCACGGTGACGCCTGAACAATACGAAGCCCTAGCTCCAACATTCCAAGCGCTACTTGATAAGCATGCCTATCCAAGAGACTACAAGGCTTACGATGGTGTTATCGAGTACAATGCTGACAATGCCCGCTTCATGAACCACAGCAGCCGCCCAAACACATACCAAGACGACCGCCGAGTTTTCACAGCCCGTGACGTACAACCCGGTGAAGAACTGACCTGCAATTACTTATTTTTCGATCCACGGTGTGACGTATCGTGGAATGAAGAACCATCCATGAATCTTGATGCCCCAACGGGCTAG
- a CDS encoding IS256 family transposase, producing the protein MNEHSNIVPLRQPDEIDDPLTNILRSGARQLLAQAVEMEAEAFLAAMKGLKLPDGRDRLVRHGHGPVRTIQTGIGAVEVARVKIRDRAVTSDGERIRFTSAILPLWARRTKSLDALLPVLYLRGISTGDFQEALAALLGKDAPNLSPAVVSRLTTEWQLEYERWQKRDLSARRYVYVWADGVFLQARMEDHSECMLVLIGATPEGKKELIGFQVGVRESTQSWHELLVEAKTRGLKIAPEIAVGDGALGFWKALDEVFPATRHQRCWVHKTANILNKVAVSVQASMKKDLREVYLASNRASAEVAIDVFAEKYGAKYDKAVECLTKDRDAMLAFYEFPAEHWDHLRTTNPIESVFATVRHRTVRTKGSLSSTTAKLMVFKLLCAASKTWRRLKGTNQLPKVIAGVRFENGIEVIQVPENHAA; encoded by the coding sequence ATGAACGAGCATAGCAACATTGTCCCACTGCGTCAGCCCGATGAGATCGACGATCCACTGACGAATATTTTGCGATCTGGTGCTCGGCAGCTGCTTGCGCAGGCTGTCGAGATGGAAGCCGAGGCGTTTCTCGCCGCGATGAAGGGCTTGAAGCTTCCCGATGGCCGCGACCGCCTCGTGCGGCACGGCCATGGTCCAGTGCGGACGATCCAGACGGGGATCGGCGCCGTCGAAGTCGCCCGGGTAAAGATTCGCGATCGCGCGGTGACCAGCGATGGCGAGCGGATCCGCTTCACCTCGGCGATCCTGCCGTTGTGGGCACGGCGCACGAAGAGCTTGGATGCACTTTTGCCGGTTCTGTACCTGCGAGGCATCTCGACGGGCGACTTCCAGGAGGCGCTGGCGGCGCTCCTGGGCAAGGATGCGCCGAATCTTTCTCCGGCGGTGGTTTCCAGACTGACGACGGAGTGGCAGCTCGAGTACGAGCGTTGGCAGAAGCGCGATCTGTCGGCGCGCCGGTACGTATACGTGTGGGCGGACGGCGTCTTCCTGCAGGCTCGCATGGAAGACCACAGCGAATGCATGCTGGTGCTGATCGGCGCGACGCCGGAAGGCAAGAAGGAACTCATCGGCTTCCAGGTCGGCGTGCGCGAGAGCACGCAGAGCTGGCACGAACTGCTCGTCGAGGCGAAAACCCGTGGGCTGAAGATCGCCCCGGAAATCGCCGTCGGTGACGGCGCGCTCGGCTTCTGGAAGGCGCTCGACGAGGTCTTTCCCGCCACGCGACATCAGCGGTGCTGGGTGCACAAAACCGCGAATATCTTGAACAAAGTCGCAGTGTCGGTACAGGCCAGCATGAAGAAGGATCTGCGCGAGGTCTATTTGGCGTCCAACCGAGCTTCGGCCGAAGTGGCGATCGATGTCTTTGCCGAGAAATACGGAGCGAAGTACGACAAGGCGGTCGAGTGCCTGACGAAAGATCGCGACGCAATGCTTGCGTTCTACGAATTCCCCGCCGAGCATTGGGACCACTTGCGGACGACGAATCCCATCGAAAGCGTGTTCGCGACGGTCCGGCACAGAACGGTGCGCACGAAAGGTTCGTTATCGTCAACGACTGCCAAGTTGATGGTGTTCAAGCTGCTCTGCGCCGCATCAAAGACCTGGCGGCGGCTGAAAGGCACAAATCAGTTGCCGAAGGTCATCGCAGGTGTCAGATTCGAAAACGGCATCGAGGTCATCCAAGTGCCGGAAAACCACGCCGCCTGA
- a CDS encoding outer membrane protein, giving the protein MAIATTGTSMANLGREALPPSVWNWSGGYIGGHVGGGYGRTSFTNPFGPPIYGDVVDIPSFVAGGQIGYNWQNNSWVYGLELDASAAVASGSNTCLAASDLIVSANCNAAPNLFATGTGRIGYAFGSLGQTLAYLKAGAAWQELCGKLGDDGMR; this is encoded by the coding sequence ATGGCGATCGCCACAACGGGTACATCTATGGCGAACCTCGGGCGAGAAGCCCTGCCACCGTCGGTGTGGAACTGGTCCGGAGGCTACATTGGCGGGCATGTAGGCGGCGGGTACGGTCGAACCTCTTTCACCAATCCGTTCGGCCCACCGATCTACGGCGACGTCGTCGATATTCCCTCCTTCGTCGCAGGTGGCCAAATCGGCTACAATTGGCAGAACAATAGTTGGGTGTACGGCCTCGAACTGGATGCCAGCGCAGCTGTCGCGAGCGGCTCAAACACCTGCCTCGCAGCCTCAGACTTGATTGTAAGCGCAAACTGCAACGCAGCTCCGAACCTCTTTGCGACCGGGACCGGTCGCATCGGTTACGCCTTCGGCTCGCTCGGGCAAACGCTTGCCTATCTCAAGGCAGGTGCAGCCTGGCAAGAGCTATGCGGGAAACTGGGTGATGACGGAATGAGATAG